atcatgtgtcattcacctgtgaaataactttaaaagtactacaataccaggaGGGAAGATCGggttgtttgtgtttgtctgtcaGTCTAGCTCAGTCTGCACAGCGTGCGTGAACTCGCTGATGACGTATCCTGTCTGTGTATGCAGTGGTGATGCGCAAGTCTGTTTTTTTCCAGCCCGCGGGTcctgcttttatgaaattatttggcccgccccagccTGCCCTGCATCACTGTATCTATTTTACAACCTGTCCCGCCCTGCGATCATTAAATAGATATACCAggcattgtaatttatttcagccTCAAAGTGCTTGGAAACATCGCTCTGTAAACTGGCAACAACATACGGTTATGAATATGAATCATAAATCATATTAATAacaaaatcaacatttacaaaGCAGCGTTTGCAACTATTTTTGAGAAATAGTTAATAGTTACTTTATAATGCCAGGTTGGAGTTATACACTGATTTTCAGTCACGGTCTATGGACCCCCTGAATTAGTCTTGGTCATCCGTGTATAAAACTCTAGCTCCGCCAATGCTTCACAGCTGCAGCTAAATAAATACTGTTGAGTGCAAATTGAAAATTAGATTCTAGTGAATCGATTCATTTGGATGTttaacataaattaaaagacTATGTCAAGCCCCTTTATACTCTCAGAAAAATTCCTGGAGCGTACCATAAGGTAGAAAAGCTGAATTGTACATTTGTTTACCTTATTTGTACATTGTACCTTATTTAGTGCTAAATGCTGCCTTAAAGTTACCTATAAAAGTGCACACTAGTACCTTTTGAAACGGTACTGCCTCAGTCTTGTAcctttaatatgtaaattatggtgtttctgttttatttagtgtatatttatttattgaaatttgatactttgtgttttattatctTGGCATTGAGGGTACATTTATACAGCAACGATGCACTAAATCATGCAAATAAAAATGGCGTGATGGGGGCACTTTAAATACCAAACGCATAACTGAAGCAATCAAACTTTATGTCGAGGagcataaaaatgttaatattttaaagagAGAGAGGTTAACAAATTCTGAATATGTGTTTCTATCGTAGGTAATTCTCGGCGGTGGCCGCATGTACATGACACCCAAGGGTACCCCTGATCCAGAATACCCCTCTTCATCCTCTCGCAAAGGGGATCGCAAAGACAAAAAGAACCTCATTGATGTCTGGCTAAGTGCTCGTAAGGTATCTGAAAGAAATCCTTTTATCACAGCACAAATTGTGATTATAAAACCAGAATCTTACATCATGAGCTGCTTTGTTTGTTAGGGAAGGAATGCCCGATATGTCTGGAACAAAGAGCAGCTTAGTGCAGTGAATGTTAAAACGACAGACTGCCTGATGGGTAATGCCAGTTCACAAAGATTTGACTGACTTACGGTATTTGTCTGCCaatatgacattaacatttatatttctcATTCAGGACTGTTTGAACCCAAAGACATGAGGTTTGAAGAGTTCAGGAATCGCACCCGTGACCCCTCTATTGTGGACATGACTGAGAAAGCCATTCAAATCCTCAGCAAGAATCCCAAAGGGTTTTTTCTCTTTGTGgaagatgagtatttaacatttaCTCAGGTGTTACACTTTTGTCAAGATACTCTGCTAATAATGAATCACGTGTCTGTTTGTTCTTTACGTGGTAGAATAGACCATGGTCACCATGATGGGGTTGCCAAGCTTGCTCTAACTGAAACCATCATGTTTGACCGGGCAATCCAGAGAGCATCTGAGCTGACCAGTGAATCGGACACTCTCACTGTTGTCACTGCAGATCATTCCCATGTCTTCACTTTTGGTGGAAATACACCACGGGGGAACCCTATTTTTGGTACATCTTAACTTCATGTCATGGAATTGAAATAATTACAATGTAATCTCTGGCATGACTACTCTCAGAGAGAATAGCATGGTAATATACATGGTTTTGTTAGAgtgtttggtcttggtggaatggATCTGCTGCTGCGGCAGAGCATGTACTGAGACTTGCTACTGTTAATACATctacaacatgctgctgtgagcatgtaagaaatactgctgctgcacatataacatatatgatATAATTCCCATATATAACACACATGAAATCACCTCATAGCAAATCTATACAGGTAAAGCttgggaggtggagggtttctgaagacTAGCCAAGTATTTGgatgttgagcagcaagctcattggaaCCTATCGGCCTGCTCCATCTAGAGTTTTatgacagaactttttttttttacaaagaaagtCATGCTAATAtaccaacctgtcctccaaccaatacgcttgtataggtcgtttgtccaaatccctgaaatacgacccatcagagcgtatactacaattgcgcccctatcggcaaaaggtcgttttcatattaatgttttgtactcttttatttgcactctggtttgcgtttcaAGTAgttcagttagtagattattgcgttataccttgatttGTAATCATGTTaccatgggttcgatcccagggaacgggcgtgcatgaaaatgtatatgctcaataaatcataatttagcatgatttctgtgaggggtaggtttaggggtggggttaggtgtggtcattcgaacgaataagccaccgacagtagtaaaatatgtaggaaatactatgagatcggtgtaaaaagcccacacattgcatttaattaaacgtgcgttttgattggtaatgatgtTATATGTCAAGTCACGACGACAGATGCAACACGATACAGTCATtattttacgcccgctagagggcgcttaactttaaaacgtaaatataggtcgttaTAAATGCTTGCACACatgacctatatggtcgtttttttgttggaggacaggctctaaTATACTGAACTATACTGGTGTTTCattgtactgaatgtgcacttgtagtgtacttaaaAGTATATTACAAAACTGTACTTACTGAtagtataatattaattaaataaaagctaCTGAAGTTAAGTTACTTAAAGTGAGTACACTTTCAGGATGACGATTGACATACTacagggtcccactttatattgtgtccctaatacctgtttacttacatagtaactaaaTGTGTACGTAGTAtataaccacagtgtaagtacataTTGGAACATATCATCTACAGCtataatatttctgtaactacacaTATGTAGCAACACATTTTTTCACTTCACTAAGTACTTGTGTAACAGAAATTATATAGCTATATTTTGTTACAACAATATGTATAAGAGTAATTGGAACCATATGATCCGGGGGGTAGAGATGGGTAGGTTTTAGGAAATGGGATCCTTAAgttaataaataacataaatgtaaattaataaatttttatttaattgcagttaacatgcaattaattgtgctaaaaaacattacactgagtatatatatagtatagataTAGTATGTAGTAAGCTAATTTCATTTCGCATTCTGAATAACATGCAATCATACTACTTATTTTGTTGTATGCAGTAATACTTtaattttctaaatgtaatatctatagtaatagtttttttttcttctttttttatctttctttcagGTCTGGCACCCAAGAAGGCTGAGGATAGTCTTCCATTCACTAGTATCTTGTATGCTAATGGACCAGGATACAATTATGTGAACGGAACAAGAGGAAACGTTTCAGCAGTGGATCATTGTAAGTATTTACATAATTTACTATCTGTCCCTTATATTGCtgtctaaaactaaaatataccttgttttatttgtagttagtgaaGAGTACATGCAACAAGCGGCTGTTCCTTTAGAATCAGAGACACATGGAGGGGAAGATGTGGCAATCTACGCAAAAGGCCCAATGGCTCATCTCTTTCACGGAGTCAAAGAGCAGAATTATGTGGCCCATGTGATGGCTTATGCAGCATGTCTGGAGCCATACACTAACTGTCCACTGCGTCTTCATAGCTCAGGGGGCTGTAAAATCACTCTTTCAGGGCCTCCTGTCTTAATAACCGGCGTGTTTTGGCTTGTCATGAGATGACAGACTCTACTGCATAAGTGATTATAGCTCCAGGACACTTCAGGGCTTTTTGGAGATTTATAACCCAAATAGTTTATACTGAAATTTGGTGCTCTGCAGAATTGCAATGctgtgtatatacatgtaaagatttcttcttctttttttatggatGTATTTTATAaccatatttttgtatatattgcgCAATGGAAGACTCTTTTGCACTGTGACTATAAATTTTAAACGTGAGACCAATAAACtttctaaaaaacaacaacattactcATATTGTCATTATTATCAGCCTTGTGATTAAATCTTCTGTGGCATGAATGCCATTAGAAATCGAAAGCAATTACATATCCATTACTGAAGGGTTAGAAAACTAGCCGTATAACATTACGTCATGATAAACATATCTATAAATcttaattacatttgatttaaatcCAGTTCCAGTTACTATTTTGCATGCAGgcaatgcatgaactgataaacatTGAATTCTATGCAGTTTACATTGTATAAAAGCATTCCGCAAATGTAAATATTGTTGCGCGCTTTTAGACATGGACCATCAGCAAGGCAGATTAATCAATATGTTGCATGCTATATTTACAGTCGATCTTGATTAACTGGTTTATTGTAggatcaaaaatgtattttgaacagAACAATGCAGTAAAGTATAGTTCATTTTGGCAAAGAACAGAACAATTTAGTAAAGAAACATTCAGAACAGAAATGCACAGAGCAGGTTAGAcgagtacattttaaaaattcagTTTAGTGCAGATCACTGAATTTCACAACAAAACAGAACAGTTAAATGCAGAACAGAACAATTCAGTAAGGATTTAGACAGTACATAACAGTTAACAAATTCAATTCAGAAGAGCAGTACAAGTTTACTGTTTAAGAtatgtatacaggtgctggtcatttaattagaatatcatcaaaaagttgatttatttcacaaaattccattcaaaaagtgaaacttgtatattatattcattcattacacacagacagcTATATTtccaatgtttatttctttaaattttttatgttaataactgacaactaaggaaaatcccaaattcattatctcagaaaattagaatattgtgaaaaggttcaatactgaagacacctgctgtcacactctaatcagttaattaactcaaaacacctgcaaagtcctttaaatggtctttcagtctagttctgtaggatacacaatcatggggaagactgctgacctgacagttgtccaaaagacgaccacacCTTGCACaaagagggcaagacacaaaaggtcattacaAAAGAgactgtgtccaagcacattaatagagggACGAAGGGAAGGAAAAGCTGTGGTAGGAAAAAGTGtccaagcaatagggataaccagacCCTGGAGAGGATtctgaaacaaaacccattcaaaaatgtgggggagattcacaaagagtggactgcagctggagtcagtgcttcaagaaccactacacacagacgtatgcaagacatgggtttcagcttctcattccttgtgtcaagacactcttgaacaacagacagcgtcagaagcatctcgcttcagaaaggactggactgctgctgagtgctccacagttatgttctctgatgaaagttaattttgcatttcctttggaaatcatggTCCCAgattctggaggaagagaggagaggcacacaatccatgttgcttgaggtccagtgtaaagtttccacagtcagtgatggtttgggctgccatgtcatctgctggtgttggtgcactgtgttttctgaggtcaaaggtcaacgcagctatataccaggaagttttagagcacttcatgcttcctgctgatgaccaactttatggagatgcagatttaattttccaaaaggacttggcacctgcacacaatacctggtttaaggaccatggtgtccctgttcttaatcggccagcaaactcacctgaccttaaccccatagaaaatctatggggtattgtgaagaggaagatgtgatgtgCCAGACCCAATAATGCAGAAgatctgaaggccactatcagagacacctggtctctcataacacctgagcagtgccacagactgatccactccatgccacgccgcat
This DNA window, taken from Carassius auratus strain Wakin chromosome 47, ASM336829v1, whole genome shotgun sequence, encodes the following:
- the LOC113065181 gene encoding intestinal-type alkaline phosphatase-like, which translates into the protein MCLVYSRAPGILLLLARLLLSTRCSLETTAEWEREPAYWNDQARRTLEAALTLPLRAHRAKNLILFVGDGMGVSTVSAARILRGQMEGQSGEETVLAMDTFPYVSLSKTYSVDKQVADSASTATAYHCGVKANAKTVGLSAKAVAYECNTTFGNEVFSVLHRAKAQGKSVGIVTTTRVQHASPAAAYAHSVSRSWYSDADVPSAARRQGCTDIATQLVTNTDIDVILGGGRMYMTPKGTPDPEYPSSSSRKGDRKDKKNLIDVWLSARKGRNARYVWNKEQLSAVNVKTTDCLMGLFEPKDMRFEEFRNRTRDPSIVDMTEKAIQILSKNPKGFFLFVEGGRIDHGHHDGVAKLALTETIMFDRAIQRASELTSESDTLTVVTADHSHVFTFGGNTPRGNPIFGLAPKKAEDSLPFTSILYANGPGYNYVNGTRGNVSAVDHFSEEYMQQAAVPLESETHGGEDVAIYAKGPMAHLFHGVKEQNYVAHVMAYAACLEPYTNCPLRLHSSGGCKITLSGPPVLITGVFWLVMR